The Solanum stenotomum isolate F172 unplaced genomic scaffold, ASM1918654v1 scaffold11373, whole genome shotgun sequence DNA segment aaaaactataaataggggtcctcataattcagaaaGAGGAACCAAGAATTcgaacaagaagctagagaaagctcgtggatcaaaagcCGCAAATTTCTCTACAAGCTATAAGTTTAAGAATTTAAGAACTCAagagttcaagaattcaagaactcaagaactcgagagttcaagaattcaagtgTTCAAGTTTAAGAcattgaagatttgaagaagtcaagatcaagataaagttcaagttcaagaacgatcaagatcaagactgccggattcaagatcaagctcgaagcctttcgattcaactagaagtcaagatcaagttaaagttcaagttcaagaacgatcaagatcaagatcaagatcaagactgtcggattcaagatcaagctcgaagcccttggattcaactagaagtcaagatcaagataaagttcaagttcaagaacgatcaagatcaagaccgtcggattcaagatcaagctcgaagccctagGATTCacctagaagtcaagatcaagataaagttcaagttcaagaacgatcaagatcaaaaccgccggattcaagatcaagctcgaagcccttggattcaactagaagtcaagatcaagataaagatcaagatcaagaaagatgaagttcaagatcaagataaagttaaTGTCCAAGTTCAtcaaagattcaagaacaagctccaaAGGCCCTTGAATCCAAGATTAAAGTCCAAGAACAAgaacaaattcaagaacaagctcaaaagctcttgaatttatatttgaaaaggcgaattcagaggaatcatagagattgtaacactcgcactttgaaataataaaacgATTGTTGAATaattttccgttcttgattattattttctcgacgtgaattttattgtctacaaattcaagaattcgagaattcaagaattcaagtgttcaaagttcaagagttgaagaagtcaagatcaagttcaagatcaaagttcaagatcaagttcaagaacgatcaagatcaagaccaccggattcaagatcaagctcgaagcctttgagttcaactagaaagtcaagatcaagataaagttcaagattgagatcaagtccaagtccaagttcaagtccaaaatcaagatcaagataaatcccaagttcaagaacaagctccagagcccttgaatttatatttgaaaaggcaaattcagaggaatcatagagattgtaacactcgcacttgaaataataaatatgatgttgctataattttccgttcttgattattgttttctcgacgCGAATTTTACTGTCTACAGTTACATgaaaacattaataaaaatacCATAAACAAAGCCTAAACTCCTATAAATACCTCAACATATATAAGAAATGTTTATACTAAATATTTACCTTATTctttatgatattattgatgtatataagttaaactcATTAATAAACTATGGTGTAGTAtcccaatatttttttaaaaagaagagtaGTCAAATTTTCATTCTAATAAGAAGTGAAAATTTTAGATAAATATTGAAATCACTGATCGGCTCTTAACGAACACCTACTCACGCTAAGCGAACCAACTGTTTTATCAACGCTTCTATTGCGTACGCAATAATACAATATTAACAAAGCAACATAAGTTATAATATCATAGCAATAAAAATCATGAACAAAGTAAGTAGTAATTAAACCAATAACCTTTGTAAATATCTGCGCAACACGAAGGGCACAAGACATGACTAGAGGTCGTTTGGTGGGGAATAAGTTATTCCATAATTAATTATCTTGAGATTAGCTATTCCGGAATAAATTAGCAAGATGGTTTGAGGCAACAAACTTTGAACGATCACAATGCAAGCTAGAACGCAATCAAGACTTCTTGGCCATTCCAGGGAGCTTGAAGAATGAACACTCAAACCTGGAAACTattttctaacttattttctggTGTTTGGTATCAAAGTCAGGAGTTGGGCCTCATGATAGGATTGGGAGTCGGAGTCAAGTGGTGTGGTTGAAATAACGTTTTGACTTATGCAGGAAAGTTATTTTCCTTAATGTTGGAAAGTTCCTGCATAAGTTGTCGGATCCTCAAAAAAAAGCTTTTCTGGGGACGCGCTGTTCAAGTCGAGTTTCCTTATTGTCCCTTCCAAGACGTCCCTTCTAACTTTCCTATTTccaaaggaagaaagaaaagtcgAAAGCTCTCTTTCGAGAGGCCTTATTTCTGGGACATCCAGAAAATCCCATTCAAGAAGTCCCTACTTATACCCCTGCTCCCTCCTATCCTTGATGGATCAATTGAACAACTTTGCAGAGAAAAATGGAATTCATGATAGGATTGGGAGTCGGGGTCAAGTGGTGTGGTTGAAATAACGTTTTGACTTATGCAGGAAAGTTATTTTCCTTAGATTGGAGAAAAATAGtccatttgaaaaatatttttgaaaatatttaagctaatcaaatatgagaaaatgaaaaaaatatttaacttcgtaccaaacacacgtTCTTTCAAGtcgagttaatatctcaaaaggtcactcaattttgagaatttatctagcaaagtcattgaactttgttttgtatcaataaaatcattcaacttaCACTTTTGtatcaaaaatatcattcaacttaaacttttgtataaataaaatcacttaactaaatttatcacaaaatagtattttttttatgccAAGTATACATTAATGGAGTTTAATTATTATGCATTTAATTAAGCAACAAATAAAGGTCTCTTGGGTTGGATATATATCACGGGTAAAGTGTTGATTTAGTGTGATAATCCTATTAAATTAAGCGAATTCATTAATAATTATGGCAGTCACGTCTCATTTGCATTGGAAATTTTGTAATTAAACTTCATTAATAAATGTATACACAGCATAAAAAATAACTacgaaaaggaaaaaaaaattcctgTGTAAAGCGCCAATTAATTTGTTTATCAAACTTCTCAATATTCACTGCTAGGTTGGGTTTAGACTTTAAATTATAACCAACAAATAAGGGCACCTGGGTGGGATATATCACGGGTAAAATGTTGGTTTAGTGTGTTaattctattaaattaataattaaggcTAAATTTAGTTAAATGATATTATTGATACAAATGttaaagttgagtgattttattgatacaaaataaagtttaatgactttattagataaattctcaaatttgagtgaccttttaagatattaactctcTCAAGTCTCATACATACTTACATGAACTAACTTAGAAATTCAACCAGAAAATACAggaaaaaattgttaatttataAAGTATTCTAGGTATGTATTAAGCATAAAGTTTTCAAGCAAATGTATGGACATGAAAAAATGAAGTTGAAATCAATAATTTGAGTGCTTATCCCCGATTTTGTGAACCATTATACATATTAATTTCTTTGTACCACcaatatatctttttaaaacaTATCTTGCTAATACTTCTTCATGTAAGACTATGATAAGGGACATGCTTCTTCCTTTACAAAAAAACtacaatttataaattttattactagGCAAAGCTGGTAATGAAGATATATATAAGTGAAATTACATGGAaataaatgtaaaatcttttttctctttgattggttaactatttttttagaataaactATTTTCATAAGTATTACGGAGTACTTGGACATTTCCTATAAAcgtataacaaattaaatagaAGTCATCCTAATTAATCTTCAAACCCACACAAACCTATTACCCCAACAACACACACACACAGCCAtgcaataataaataaataaactatatAGAAAATTAGTTCTTAGTAATTTAAATTAGcatgaaattaattttcctagTTTCCTAGCTCATTGACACACACAATTTCTTAgtaacacacatgacttcacatTAAAATGAACAATCCGAAATCACACACCCACATAAACACATATTCCATGCaagaattagaaaaataaaatagtaattagtTTTTGGTAATTTAGCTTGAACAATAAATACGTAGTTTCCTTGGCTCAACCACACAAACAagacttaatttttttggatagTCATCTCAAGTTATGAAAATAACATACTattatacttttcttttattgtggcacaataaaatcattcaataatttttttgactCAAACCCCAAAAACTCACACAAACACATATTTCATGCAAGAAATAATTAACATTCTTCTTTTAATCTTGCTAATTACTCAGAAATTCAACTAGAGTTGCATGAAAACTTTCATGACCATAAACAAAAGCCTCAAAACTCCTATAAATACCTCAACATATGCACTCCTCAAAACATCACAAATTAAAAGCAAACAAGGCATTAATACACTTCCTCATATTCATAAGTTCTAAGAGAAGAGATTGTTGAAGTACTGTGTGATcatttcatctaaaaatttaagttgttaCAGAGAAGGACACAATTTTATTTAGTTAGTTATACTATATTATCAACAACTAGACATGGAGAATAACGGAAAGGGCAAAGAAGGCGCATCAAAGAATGGAAGTGTCTTTCCAAAGAAAGATAAGAAGTCAGTGAAGGCAATGGCTATTTAAAAAGAAAGACGATTCAAAATTACCTCCCTTTCCAACGTCACCTTCGCATTTGTCGATGGCTATGACTTCGCCTTATTTGACacattgaaaaacaaaattttcttattactAAAAGCAGAAAGAattgttatatttctttcttttttatttgaataagttTTTCAAGTTNGTTAGTTATACTATATTATCAACAACTAGACATGGAGAATAATGGAAAGGGCAAAGAAGGCACATCAAAGAATGAAAGTGTCTTTCCAAAGAAAGATAAGAAGTCAGTGAAGGCAATGGCTATTGAAATGATAGGCAAAACTGTGGTATCCACTTTCAAGAATGATAAGAAAAAGATTTAACCCCTCTGATGGCACCTCCTCTTCTTAGTCCCAAtgaacttgtttttttttttttttgggattgtGGTAATAGTATTGAATAAAGTATTTATGTAATTCATATGTATTATTCCGatagtttaaattatatacattgATCGACAATATTGTAAAGAATGTTTACATGATTCCTTACGTACGATATTGTTGATGCATGTAAGTTAAATTCATCAATAAATTATTGTTTAgtattatgttatttttgtgaTGTTAATTATCCTACAAGTTAAGGACGTTGTACGTTTGTTATAGAGTCTCCATTTTcgtttatttaattttcctcCCCAATAATGTTACActgttgttaattttttttatgttaaactAAAGTGGACTActcacatttttattttcaaataggGTGAAAATTTAAGGTAAATAATGAAATCACATTCTATAATGCCAAAGGAAACACTTTGTTGAGGAATTGACTAACTGCACATCAGTGCCTTGAAGATATTTGACGAGACGAGTTGGTTAATTAAATAGTTAGGTGTTAATTGTTTGTTAGTTAGTTACACGACTGTTAGTTAGTTAGAAGTTCAAACTTAACTTTCTATATGAACAGAACAATTGTACATAAAACGTGATTTTGATGaatgtgagaaaagcttccacaaATATTCTCTCTAGTTTACTGTTCTTCTAGTTCTTCTCTTTGATTATTCAAGTTTTgttatggtatcagagcaggacAGAGCTCAATTTGCAAATTCTCATGAAATCAAAAATGCTAAGTGTGAATCAGGCTTATGCTTTAATTGTGCAGGATGAGAGTCAAAAACTAGCAGCTATCAGTAATTACACTCATCATGAAGAAGTATCAActgttttttttacttctagGAGTTCTGGATCTAAAAAGAAGAACTGGAATTCTGTATGTGAATTTTGTCACATGAAAGGGCATGTGAAGAATGACTGTTACAAGCTCATGAAGTGCGATCACTATGGAAAGACAGGACACCTGATTGAAAAATGCTTTCAATTGATAGGCTATCCAGCAGACTTCAAGCTTAAGGGGAAGAATGCTCAGGCCAGTTTTGTGAATTCACAACAGGAAGTGCAGGAAAGTCAGATGGTAATTTCTGGagataaatacaaaaaaattcttCTATGGAAACAAACAAGGGACATAACCTCACCATCAGGAACTAATGCTAGCACAAATATGACAGGTAAATACTTCACAGAATCTCATACTGCGTGAATAGTGAACTCTGGAGCATCTAATCATATAACTGGGAATAAACAATTATTGTTACATGATGGTATAGTAGGTAGTGCAGGGAATGTACAATTGCCTACTGGAAACTTTGCTCAGATCAGTCATATTGGGAATTACCCATTGTCAGGAGGTGATCTTCTTAGAGATGGCCTCTGTGTGCCATCTTTTAGATTCAACCTTATGTTTGTTTCTAAGGTGACCGAGGACCTAAATTGTTCTGTTACATTTTACCCTGAACACTGTGTATTTCAAAGATACCGCTTCTTTTCAGTTGCAACACTGTGATGTTTGTCCTATATCTAGACAAACAAGATTACCATCCTGTTAGTAGTAGTAGATCTATAGATGCTTTTCACTTGCTTCACTTGGATGTATGGGGACCCTATCATGTGGAAACTCACAAGGGtatgaaatattttcttactATAGTTGATGATTAAAGTCTGATGTGGCTATTGTTCTTAGAGATTTCATAACCTTGATGTTAAATCAGTTTGGAaagagaataattttttaatcaaacttGTGCTGGCCTGTTTAAACAACATGGAATTGTACACCAGAGTTCTTGCCCACACACTCCTCAGCAAAATGGAGTGGTGGAAAGAAAGCATAAACATATCCTAGAGACTACTAGAACCATCAGCTTTCAGTCCTCATTTCCACtcagattttggggatattGTGTTGAAGCaacaatttatattattaacaGAATACCCTTGTTAGTCCTGCAACACAAATCACCTTTTGAGATGATGCATGGTCATGCACCTTCCTTGGCTCATATCAGGGTGATTGGGTGTTTGTGTTATGCCTCCACAATTCCCAAACTCGACAAATTTGATCCCAGGGTCATCAAGTTTGTCTTGTTAGGTTATGGAACTTATCAGATATCCGTTGTACAATTTGGAGACAAAATCATGTTTCATAAGCAGAGATGTTGTGTTCTATGAAGATATATTTCCATTTGCTCAGTCATCTTCAGCTGCTGAGGATCCAGTTATGTCACTCTCTTCCCCTATATACAGTTCTCAGCCTATTCCTAATTCTGTAGATCATGAGGTTACCACTGATAGTGCAATTGGACAAGATGATGTTGATAGTCCTCATGTTGAAGTAAATGTTATACCACATGATATTGCTGAGGCAGAATCTTCAGTAATTAGAAATGATGTTGTAGATAATGTCATCCCAACACCACTAAGGAAATACAATAGACAACATAAACCTCCTACTTGGTTGCAAGACTATGTGGGCAGACCACCAGGGGCATATGCTTGTGTTTGTCCTATATCTGATGTTCTTGGGTACTCTAACTTGAGTCCTAAATATCAAGCTTATATTGCTAAGATATCTGTTGATTGTGAGCCTAGCAATTTCAAGGAAGTTGTTAAGGATCGTAGATGGATAGAAGCTATGCAATCAGAGATACAAGCACTAGAGGACAATTGCACTTGGACTGTTGTAGACCTACCACGAGGAAAAAGGGCTATTGGATGTAAATGAGTCTATAAAATCAAATACAAAGCTACAGAAGAGGTGGAAATATCCAAAGCCAGACTGGTTGCAAAAGGATACAACTAGAAGGAAGGGCTTAACTACCAAGAAACCTTTTCACCTGTGGTGAAAATGGTGACTGTGAGGACAATAATATCTATAACAGCAATACAGAAATGGGATATCCACCAAATGGATGTTTATAATGCCTTCTTGCAGGGTGATTTACATGAAGTATATATGGACCTACCACTAGGTTTTGCTGGAAAGAAAGGACATCAGGTGTGCAAATTATCCAAGTCATTATATGGGCTTAACAGGCATCCAGGCAGTGAAATATTAAACTAACCACTGCCTTGACAAACTCAGGTTTTTCCCAAAGTCATTTGGACTATTCCTTGTTCACTAAGAAGAATGATCAGGATCTTGTTACAGTTTTgatatatgttgatgatctcTTGATCACTGGAAGTAATGCAACATTGATCCATGAGACTAAAGACCATTTGCAGCAATGCTTCAAGATCAAAGACCTAGgagatttgaaatattttcttggcAGAGTTTGCTAGAAGTAAAGAAGGGATCTTGATGCACCAAAGAAAATATGTTGTTGAACTTATTAGTGATTTGGGATTTACAGGGGCAAAGCCATTCCAAGCACCATTGGAGGTCAATAAGAAACTCACTTCACTTGATTTTGATCAACATGTGCAAGATGATTCTGATCAACTTTTAAGTGATCCAGGTGAATATCAGAGATTTATAGGAAGACTTTTGTATTTGATCATAACCCGACCAGATATTGCCTTTGCAGTTCAATGCCTTAGTTAGTATATGCATTCTCCTATAAGTATCTCACATGGTTGCCACAACAAGAGTCATTAAGTATGTCAAACAATCTCCTGGCCTTGGTATATTCATGACAGCTTATGCTGATCCCTGTTTCACAACATATTGTGATGCTGACTGGGGATCTTGTGTTGATACAAGAAAATCAGTCACTGGTTTCTTGATCAAACTTGGAGATTCACCTATCTtctggaaataaaaaaaatagtccacCATCTCTAGAAGCTCAGCTGAGGCTGAATATAGGAGCCTAGCATCCACTGTCGCTGAAGGTGTTTGGTAAGGGTTGCTGACTGAGTTAGGAGTCACTCTCACTGGTCCTATTTCTATGTTTTGTGACAGCAAGTCGGCCATTCAAATCGCCACTAATCCTGTATTCCATGAACGTACAAAGCACATCGATATTGATTGCCATTGCATTCGCGAGAAGGTACAATTGGGCTTGGTGAAATTGCTGCATATTTCGACCATTGAGCAACAGGCTGACATCCTTACAAAAGGCCTTGGTGTTGCACAACACACTTATTTGGTATCCAAGCTAGgcatgaaaaacattttcatggCTCCTAGCTTGAGGGGGGATGTTGAGGAATTGACTAACTGCACATCAGTGCCTTGAAGATATTTGACGAGACAAGTtggttaattaaataattaggtGTTAATTGTTTATTAGTTAGTTACATGACTGTTAGTTAGTTAGAAATCCAAACTTAACTTTCTATATGAACAGAACAGTTGTACATAAAACGTATAATAGCAACAACGcaatattaagaaatcaatatatataatagcaatgaaaattatgaatataGTAAGTAGTAACAAAATTCAGGGGACATCAAGCTGGCacacattttttaaaacacATCTAGCTAGTTAACCGTCGAAAGATGAGTTGTAATGTGAattgagaaattgaagaaaataagtTACGAGGAaaataaagttcatttcttctttaTCGGTGGTACTGAAGAAGAGATTTTTTGTGCTTTTAAATAGAAATACTTCTTTTAgctatttaaaaaaagagagacgATTCAAAATTACCTCCCTTTCCAACGTCACCTTCGTATTTGTCGATGGCTATGACTTCGCCTTATTTGCCACATTGAAAAACAAATTTTTCTTATTACTAAAAGCAGAAAGAattcttatatttctttcttttttatttgcacAAGTTTTTCAAGTTAAAGCAGTAAGTGTTATATGCTTTACTTCGTATTTTGAATTTCACTGAAGTTctacaatatcaattatcagTATTGCTAAAtagtgttttattttattttggaagatCGATATTATTCCAAATCTTGGACAAGTATAAAGAGATTAAATTCtttaagaaaatacaatattCTGTAGGCTtgaaactttatttttctttgattattttcatttctgtttatatattttgatagtagaaataataacttttttcatGTAAGATTATGATAGACATACTTCctttacaagaaaaaaatagtatagaATTTCTGGTAATGAAGATAGTAAAATTACAtggaaaagtaaaataatttttttttgattggttaagtatttttttgaaataaactaTTATCATAAGTATTACGGAGTACTTGAACATTTCCTAGAAATGTATGACAatcacatgattttatttaaaaaaataaaatagtagtcatcataattaatttacaaaCCCACACAAATCCATTGCCCCTCCAACACACAGACGACATTTTCAACAATTTAAGTTAGCATGAAAAAACTAAATTCCTACTTTACTGGCTCATCTACACATATGACTtcacaaatattaaaatgaacaaaCCAAAACCACACAAAACACACATTccatttcaagaaaaaaataaaataaaaattagtttttggtaattatttaacttgaaaaattaATAGGTAGTTTCCTTGGCTCAATTACACAAACAAGAGTTAATTTCTTGGATGGTCTTTTTATTTGAACAACAAAATCATTCaactatagtttttttttttttttttacttcaaattTTCATTCTCTCTTTGTTAGCCTTAgataaaaatatccaaaaacCCACACTCACACATTATACATAAGCTAATTACATAGAAATTCAACCAGAGTTAATTACATGAAAACTTTCATGACAAAATAAACAAAGGCCTCAAAACTCTTATAAATACCTCAACATATGAACTCCTCAAATCATCACAAGttaaagcaataaagcaataatacaccacatttcatcatattcataattatttCTAAGAGAAGAGATATGGATAATAATGGAAAGGGCAAAATAGGCACATCAAAGAATAATGGAAGTGTGTTTCCAAAGAAAGATAAGAAGTCAGTGACAACCATGGCTGTTGAAAAGATAGGCAAAACTATGGTGTCTCCTTTCAAGAATGATAAGAAAAAGATTAACCCATCTAATGCCACCTCCTCTTAGTCGTCTTACTATTTGGATTGTgctaatattattgaataaagtAATTGTTTGATTCTGATGTATTTCTAGggtttaacttatatacattgATATAATTGTATAAAGAATtgtgtttatattatttaaCTGATTCTTTATGGTACTGTtgatgtatataagttaaactcATTAATAAATTATTGTGTAGTActattatgttatttttgtgaGGGTGATATTTCCTTTGTTAATTATCATTCAAGACGTTGTATGTTGTAATATTAGTCTCCGTTTTTTGTTACTATTTTAACTCTTTAAATCGTGTTATTGCGTTGTTAActtcttcttttaaatttttttttttttttaaaaaaaaactatagtgGAGCACTCAAATTTTGGAGAATTTTAGTAGCTAAGTTGATTTGCTATTTGAACTTTCACCTTTTCTGCGGGGATGACAACGGGGCGAATGTGGGGTGAGGTGATTTTAAGATTGTGCGGGACatgttgaaataatttttttttaactaatacGGGGCAAGTTGCTGGTCTATGCGGTTTTATAcgggttcaaacttaatttaaactttttacatgttataagagtgatagagcACCTTTCACAAGTAAGAACTAAGAATACACAAAATGACAAATTCattactcccttcgtcccattttatgtgaggtagtttgattcggcacggagtttaagaaagaaaggaagacttttaaaacttgtggtccaaaatgaatgatagaaatttgtgtagctgtaaatcatttcattaagggtaaaatatatattttatagttaaatttttacttaatatagaaaatgtgttattctttttgagattg contains these protein-coding regions:
- the LOC125849900 gene encoding uncharacterized protein LOC125849900; amino-acid sequence: MENNGKGKEGTSKNESVFPKKDKKSVKAMAIEMIGKTVSRTELNLQILMKSKMLSVNQAYALIVQDESQKLAAISNYTHHEEVSTVFFTSRSSGSKKKNWNSVCEFCHMKGHVKNDCYKLMKCDHYGKTGHLIEKCFQLIGYPADFKLKGKNAQASFVNSQQEVQESQMVISGDKYKKILLWKQTRDITSPSGTNASTNMTGSAGNVQLPTGNFAQISHIGNYPLSGGDLLRDGLCVPSFRFNLMFVSKIPLLFSCNTVMFVLYLDKQDYHPVSSSRSIDAFHLLHLDVMELIRYPLYNLETKSCFISRDVVFYEDIFPFAQSSSAAEDPVMSLSSPIYSSQPIPNSVDHEVTTDSAIGQDDVDSPHVEVNVIPHDIAEAESSVIRNDVVDNVIPTPLRKYNRQHKPPTWLQDYVGRPPGAYACVCPISDVLGYSNLSPKYQAYIAKISVDCEPSNFKEVVKDRRWIEAMQSEIQALEDNCTWTVVDLPRGKRAIGCK